A genome region from Nitrospira sp. includes the following:
- a CDS encoding arylamine N-acetyltransferase codes for MVDRALYLARIGYRGSVVPSAETLRGLHLAHVLTVPFENLDIHLGRPISLEPAAIFEKIVGRCRGGYCYELNGLFALLLEQLGFVVTRLAARVWYGAESIGPRSHQALLVRLDGERWIVDVGFGGNGLREPLQLTVGQEHRQGPDQFRLTTDERGEYMLQCCLENAWTNLYSFTLDPCLPVDYQFANYYHSHAPDSQFVQRHICTMPTPQGRKTFTGKLLKVRGQDGTHELHVTSERECKQLLQQHFGVIINDHLRFLSVDGE; via the coding sequence ATGGTTGATCGAGCACTCTATCTGGCGCGTATCGGATATCGAGGATCAGTGGTTCCGTCGGCTGAGACATTGCGCGGCTTGCATCTGGCTCATGTCTTGACGGTGCCGTTCGAAAATTTGGACATCCATCTCGGGCGCCCCATTTCATTGGAGCCCGCTGCCATTTTTGAAAAGATCGTGGGGCGTTGTCGGGGCGGGTACTGCTATGAGTTGAATGGATTGTTTGCGCTGCTGTTGGAGCAGCTTGGATTTGTCGTCACGCGATTGGCTGCCCGGGTGTGGTATGGAGCGGAGAGTATAGGGCCTCGAAGTCACCAGGCGCTCCTCGTTCGTCTGGACGGGGAGCGGTGGATTGTGGATGTCGGATTCGGAGGTAATGGATTACGTGAACCGTTGCAGTTGACGGTCGGGCAGGAACATCGGCAAGGGCCGGATCAATTTAGGCTCACGACCGACGAGCGGGGAGAGTATATGCTGCAGTGTTGTCTCGAGAATGCCTGGACAAATCTCTATTCCTTCACGCTCGATCCTTGTCTGCCGGTGGACTACCAGTTTGCCAACTATTACCACTCGCATGCGCCTGACTCGCAGTTCGTTCAACGGCACATTTGCACGATGCCCACCCCGCAGGGGCGGAAGACATTCACCGGTAAACTGCTCAAAGTGCGAGGGCAAGATGGTACGCATGAACTTCATGTAACGAGTGAGAGAGAGTGTAAACAGCTGCTCCAGCAGCACTTTGGGGTGATTATTAACGATCACTTGAGGTTCTTGTCGGTGGACGGCGAGTAG